One Oryza glaberrima chromosome 10, OglaRS2, whole genome shotgun sequence DNA segment encodes these proteins:
- the LOC127753016 gene encoding protein BIG GRAIN 1-like yields the protein MEGARGVERKNGQTAIARATPRWRGPRPPPPGNKIPPPTPARPPATPLSTPLHSTIESNHARHCHCHRHRHCVLLCFCAMRDMEMRWAAPAPAARGRGRARRRAPDQPSFSSTLLDAICDSMDEGGEDGRTRNAASAAAKKRQEAANSYHYYYCYKPSLAASYRAAPALGSTADCPGRGYFSSSEVEYSLRRLRPIRTSAAGGAGDGAAVARKQRHEQPDVEKTAKTKPGSASARACRRPASPGARLASLLNSIFSGKRPSAQRSACSPDHPEPACSTAPPSSSSSYARRPCHAKTPRTPTTTTTTARARPSRSRTVRFLDIDGKVAVAAAVAGCRRIPVMEVEADTDDGGEESSDASSDLFELDSLAAIAPAGGRDGSYGDELPVYGTTGVGIRRDIGRRRPYGHAPCRSWSRAV from the coding sequence ATGGAAGGAGCACGAGGCGTGGAACGGAAGAACGGACAGACAGCGATCGCGCGCGCGACACCGAGATGGCGCGGGCCCCGCCCCCCGCCCCCCGGCAACAAGatcccccctcccacccccgcACGCCCGCCCGCCACTCCactctccactccactccactccaccatCGAATCGAATCACGcgcgccattgccattgccatcgccatcgccattgcgTTCTGCTCTGTTTCTGCGCCATGCGCGACATGGAGATGaggtgggcggcgccggcgccggcggcgagggggagggggagggcgaggcggcgggcgcctGACCAGCCGTCGTTCTCGTCGACGCTGCTCGACGCCATCTGCGACTCCAtggacgagggcggcgaggacggccggACAAGAAACGCGGCGAGTGCGGCGGCCAAGAAGAGGCAGGAGGCGGCGAACAGCtaccactactactactgctacaaGCCGTCGCTGGCCGCCAGCTacagggcggcgccggcgctgggtTCCACGGCGGATTGCCCCGGGAGGGGCTACTTCTCGTCGTCCGAGGTGGAGTACTCGCTTCGCCGGCTCCGCCCCATccgcacctccgccgccggtggcgcgggagacggcgcggcgGTCGCGCGGAAGCAGCGGCATGAGCAGCCGGATGTGGAGAAGACGGCGAAGACGAAGCCGGGCTCCGCCTCGGCCCGCGCGTGCCGCAGGCCGGCGTCGCCCGGCGCGCGGCTCGCCAGCTTGCTCAACTCCATCTTCTCCGGCAAGCGTCCATCCGCGCAGCGCTCGGCGTGTTCGCCGGACCACCCGGAGCCCGCGTGCTCGacggcgccaccgtcgtcgtcgtcgtcgtacgcGCGCCGCCCCTGCCACGCCAAGACGCCGcgcacccccaccaccaccaccaccacggcgaggGCGCGGCCGAGCCGGAGCAGGACCGTCCGGTTCCTGGACATCGACGGCAAGGtcgcggtggccgcggccgtcgccggctgccgccgaATTCCGGTCATGGAGGTGGAGGCCGACACCGACGACGGAGGCGAGGAGAGCAGCGACGCGAGCTCGGACCTGTTCGAGCTCGACAGCCTCGCGGCCATTGCTCCGGCGGGTGGTCGCGACGGCTCCTACGGGGACGAGCTGCCGGTGTACGGGACCACCGGAGTTGGTATCCGCCGCGACattggccgccgccgtccgtacGGCCATGCTCCTTGTCGGAGCTGGAGTAGGGCTGTCTAG
- the LOC127786003 gene encoding uncharacterized protein LOC127786003 translates to MSFGAVDVDDGGAAATAAASGGEEVRAMPAEVSWEMLDKSRFFLLGAALFSGVSAALYPAVVLKTHLQVSPPPAAAASTTAAAILRRHGPRGFYRGFGASLAGTVPARAVYMAALEATKSAVGSAAVRLGVAEPAASAAASAAGGVSAAVAAQVVWTPVDVVSQRLMVQTAAAGPPYRGGADALRGILRADGVRGLYRGFGVSVLTYAPSSAAWWASYATAQRLIWRALGPAHHDSRASVVAVQGASAAAAGGAAALVTMPLDTVKTRLQVMDGGGASLASEARALVREGGWGACYRGLGPRWASMSLSAATMVTAYEFLKRLSTKDTSL, encoded by the coding sequence ATGAGCTTTGGCGCCGTTGACGtcgacgatggcggcgccgcggcgacggcggcggcgagtgggggTGAGGAGGTGAGAGCTATGCCGGCCGAGGTGAGCTGGGAGATGCTTGACAAGTCGCGGTTCTTTCTGCTCGGCGCCGCGCTCTTCTCCGGCGTCTCGGCGGCGCTGTACCCGGCGGTGGTCCTCAAGACGCACCTCCaggtctcgccgccgcctgcggcggcggcgtctaccacggcggcggcgatcctcCGCCGTCACGGTCCTCGGGGATTCTACCGCGGCTTCGGCGCGTCCCTCGCCGGGACGgtgcccgcgcgcgccgtcTACATGGCCGCGCTCGAGGCCACCAAGAGCGCCGtgggctccgccgccgtccgcctcggcgtcgcggagccggccgcgtccgccgcggcctcggccgcgggcggcgtgtccgccgccgtcgcggcgcagGTCGTGTGGACCCCCGTCGACGTCGTCAGCCAGCGCCTGATGGTccagaccgccgccgccgggcccccGTACCGCGGCGGCGCTGACGCGCTCCGCGGGATCCTCCGCGCCGACGGCGTGCGCGGCCTGTACCGCGGCTTCGGCGTCTCCGTCCTCACCTACGCGCCCTCCAGCGCCGCGTGGTGGGCGTCCTACGCCACGGCGCAGCGCCTCATCTGGCGCGCCCTCGGCCCCGCCCACCACGACAGCCGCGCGTCCGTGGTCGCCGTGCAGGGcgccagcgccgcggcggcgggcggcgccgccgcgctggtgACCATGCCGCTCGACACCGTCAAGACGCGGCTCCAGGtcatggacggcggcggcgcgtcgctgGCGTCCGAGGCGCGCGCGCTGGTGCGGGAGGGCGGGTGGGGCGCCTGCTACCGCGGCCTGGGGCCGAGGTGGGCGTCCATGTCGCTCTCCGCGGCCACCATGGTCACCGCCTACGAGTTCTTGAAGCGGCTCTCGACCAAGGACACCTCACTCTGA
- the LOC127753267 gene encoding nuclear transcription factor Y subunit A-5-like, whose product MGFGESTQGNQRKLDGPGKVSTELSLVNLEAKNLHPKPECNQPLEHIPTKGMKCTPLLPLPTEHADDEPIYVNAKQYHAIIRRRQRRKIVGSEDKVAAIRKRILVEARQKQAKLRRRGKGGRFISIEHPLELSMDDQISKNGGSASPSSSTVSENSSNVNGFTGDL is encoded by the exons ATGGGTTTTGGTGAAAGCACCCAGGGCAATCAAC GTAAGCTTGATGGTCCTGGGAAAGTGTCAACTGAATTATCCCTAGTCAATCTAGAAGCTAAAAATTTGCATCCTAAACCTGAGTGCAACCAACCTCTT GAACACATACCTACCAAGGGTATGAAGTGTACTCCACTGCTACCACTACCTACAGAACATGCTGATGATGAGCCTATATATGTGAATGCAAAGCAGTACCATGCAATTATCCGAAGGAGACAACGTCGAAAAATTGTTGGATCAGAAGATAAAGTAGCAGCAATTCGAAAG aggATCCTTGTTGAGGCTCGCCAAAAGCAAGCAAAATTGAGGCGTAGAGGAAAAGGCGGACGGTTTATTAGCATAGAACATCCCCTAGAACTTTCTATGGATGATCAGATATCGAAAAACGGAGGAAGTGCCTCGCCTTCTTCATCTACAGTGTCAGAAAACTCTAGCAATGTGAACGGTTTTACAG GAGATCTCTAA
- the LOC127753330 gene encoding dirigent protein 1-like, which yields MTRMAASHRAILALILLFSSSAATIAAAQPAAADGGRTTHLHFYMHEFFNGGPNGTTARVAPPARSGGSLFGFVSVVDDALREGADPASRLVGRAQGLAAGTSLADGSVTTMLDFVFTDGPYKGSTVAAFGVGLPLPGGAAMERPVVGGTGAFRMARGYTLSRTVKTADPNSQLILEYDVYISH from the coding sequence ATGACGCGCATGGCGGCATCTCACCGTGCAATCCTAGCCCTGATCCTCCTCTtcagctcgtcggcggcgacaatcgcggcggcgcagccggccGCGGCAGACGGCGGGAGGACGACGCACCTCCACTTCTACATGCACGAGTTCTTCAACGGCGGGCCGAACGGCACGACGGCCAGGGTGGCCCCGCCGGCGCGCAGCGGCGGCTCGCTGTTCGGCTTCGTCAGCGTGGTCGACGACGCGCTCCGCGAGGGCGCCGACCCGGCGTCCCGCCTGGTCGGGCGCGCGCaggggctcgccgccggcacgtCGCTCGCCGACGGCTCGGTCACGACGATGCTGGACTTCGTGTTCACGGACGGGCCGTACAAGGGCAGCACGGTGGCGGCGTTCGGCGTCGGGCTGCCGCtgcccggcggcgcggcgatggaGCGGCCGGTGGTCGGCGGCACGGGCGCGTTCCGGATGGCGCGAGGGTACACGCTCAGCAGGACGGTGAAGACGGCGGACCCAAACAGCCAGCTCATCCTCGAGTACGACGTCTACATTTCTCATTAG